A genome region from Penaeus chinensis breed Huanghai No. 1 chromosome 22, ASM1920278v2, whole genome shotgun sequence includes the following:
- the LOC125036981 gene encoding uncharacterized protein LOC125036981: MYSNTGFPNSKLQPTFASAQSLLNTHILYFQAISVYKMKFLATAVILCLAVLYTTALPAEMPSSPLLLSRVARSPQFPPRDCVPCNCKTKITHITIIEHEVRPAATRFGGSPPCCPCPPPPF; this comes from the exons ATGTACAGTAATACGGGGTTTCCCAAT TCGAAGCTGCAGCCGACCTTTGCATCAGCTCAAAGTCTATTGAACACCCACATCCTATATTTTCAA gcCATTTCCGTCTACAAAATGAAGTTCTTGGCCACTGCTGTCATCTTGTGCCTCGCTGTGCTGTACACTACGGCTTTACCAGCC GAAATGCCATCTTCACCACTGCTGCTGAGTCGGGTGGCCAGGTCACCTCAGTTCCCTCCCCGAGACTGTGTCCCGTGCAATTGTAAAACCAAGATCACTCACATTACCATAATCGAACATGAAGTAAGGCCAGCAGCCACAAGGTTCGGCGGCAGCCCCCCGTGCTGCCCatgccctccacctcccttctga
- the LOC125036982 gene encoding uncharacterized protein LOC125036982 yields MDPCQEPRTFWFQSRCSASKLCYFYTLIDSKLHPTFASAQSLLNTHILYFQAISVYKMKFLATAVVLCLAVLYTQALPAEMPSSPLLLSRVARSPQFPPRDCVPCTCKTTITEIVIIEHEVRPAATRFGGSPPCCPCPPPPF; encoded by the exons ATGGATCCCTGCCAAGAACCCAGGACCTTCTGGTTTCAAAGCCGTTGCTCTGCCTCTAAGCTATGCTACTTCTATACATTGATAGAT TCGAAGCTGCACCCGACCTTTGCATCAGCTCAAAGTCTACTGAACACTCACATCCTATATTTTCAA gcCATTTCCGTCTACAAAATGAAGTTCTTGGCCACTGCTGTCGTCTTGTGCCTCGCTGTGCTGTACACTCAGGCTTTACCAGCC GAAATGCCATCTTCACCACTGCTGCTGAGTCGGGTGGCCAGGTCACCTCAGTTCCCTCCCCGAGACTGTGTTCCGTGCACTTGTAAAACGACCATCACAGAAATTGTCATAATCGAACATGAAGTAAGGCCAGCAGCTACAAGGTTCGGCGGCAGCCCCCCGTGCTGCCCatgccctccacctcccttctaa